The Deinococcus koreensis genome includes a window with the following:
- a CDS encoding RNA polymerase sigma factor, whose translation MPAPLPTALDHQGLLVQLQHGQEGALKALYDALAGVTYRVCLRMLVSPEDAEEVLQDTFLRLEAQAGRYDPARGTVQTFVLTIAHHLCLERLRARRARPQARDGAVDDPAFDLPAPSPARDPLDQALLGAALRSLPDTDRLLLEGMFFGGYTHAELAARTGLPLGTVKSRLRRALLNLRRRMTP comes from the coding sequence ATGCCCGCTCCCCTGCCGACCGCTCTGGATCATCAGGGGCTGCTCGTGCAGCTTCAGCATGGACAGGAGGGCGCCCTGAAGGCCCTCTACGACGCGCTCGCCGGCGTGACCTACCGCGTGTGCCTGCGGATGCTGGTCTCCCCGGAGGACGCCGAGGAAGTCCTGCAGGACACCTTCCTGCGCCTGGAGGCCCAGGCCGGGCGCTACGATCCGGCGCGCGGCACGGTGCAGACCTTCGTGCTGACCATCGCCCACCACCTGTGCCTGGAGCGGCTGCGCGCCCGCCGCGCCCGGCCACAGGCCCGTGACGGCGCGGTCGACGATCCGGCCTTCGACCTGCCAGCGCCCTCGCCAGCGCGCGATCCCCTGGATCAGGCCCTGCTGGGCGCCGCCCTGAGATCGCTCCCGGACACCGACCGGCTGCTGCTGGAGGGCATGTTCTTTGGCGGCTACACGCACGCTGAACTCGCGGCCCGCACCGGGCTGCCCCTGGGCACGGTCAAAAGCCGACTGCGCCGCGCGCTGCTGAATCTCCGCAGGAGGATGACCCCATGA
- a CDS encoding response regulator, with protein sequence MRPFHILLVDDSVADLELAREAFESHRTSLTLHTFEGGLGALSFLETLEVGELPDVIVLDINMPRMSGFDVLRILKADARWGSIPVVMLSTSSGHQDVTRAYSLHASSYLVKASSFPAFLKQIDQFLAYWMSNRLPSWPVA encoded by the coding sequence ATGCGTCCCTTTCACATTCTGCTGGTCGATGACAGCGTCGCCGACCTTGAACTGGCCCGCGAGGCCTTCGAAAGCCACCGCACGTCCCTGACCCTGCACACCTTCGAGGGGGGCCTGGGCGCCCTGAGCTTTCTGGAGACCCTGGAGGTGGGGGAGTTGCCGGACGTGATCGTGCTCGACATCAACATGCCCAGGATGAGCGGCTTCGACGTGCTGCGCATCCTCAAGGCGGACGCCCGCTGGGGGAGCATCCCCGTGGTGATGCTGTCCACGTCCTCGGGGCATCAGGATGTCACCCGGGCGTACTCGCTGCACGCCAGCTCGTACCTCGTGAAAGCGAGTTCCTTCCCCGCGTTCCTGAAGCAAATTGATCAGTTTCTGGCGTACTGGATGAGCAACCGCCTGCCGAGCTGGCCGGTGGCCTGA
- a CDS encoding GAF domain-containing protein codes for MPHPASSSLSDRLQELTEQLAAARTPDEVFRVVLTPALAALDAVAGAVLLVDEEASRLTLAVTQGDEADVQTVWQDGPLERAVPAGDALERHEALFFEHPGELARAYPELEARTGGVAAVATAVLPMFLDERPLGTIILDFREPHTFTQDERRFLRTLAAQCAVALGRARLMTELQRQVQERSGQLETDARAQEAFMAFTEAVGTETDLLALARQAIAVLRARFQDGSIAYHTRRGEVWTPEVWSEDMEAPLVARLQAGLADRTPFIRQALRTGTVDFTDGWNPVQEGIAHSEAYGAAATYPLVVNGEVQALLVFGLRDTRRWSGRDRALVRAVGRGLILALERAAQARLLQTRGEELEARTLALERFAELARRPESDPLTLIRQAQEAVSELIGEGFAVYYELGAGVWHLRSQVGHPENRVVQASLDSALPYETVLNFRRPWESGEPLYQDVYDQALDDGVPGTGALASTAALPLVVGGRHQGMFGYGLEVSRPWSRADRATLETAVSSLGLAFERAEQTGALEEERAALDAFVAFSEAAGTETDVSTLARQAVTALTLRFPGCSSAYYELEGGRWTLRLHNDDLNHQPELRAALLAGLPRDTPSFAQALKSMRPVFVENWDAAQEQIARTEAYGAVANAPLVQGGEVQAILSLGLRGQRQWAERDRAVFRAVARGLTLALERAGQARHLQARQAEEARRSQALSAFAELSRDLALETEPYTLILRTQEIVLSLLSAGFSVYFEPREGVWRIGSQVGHANTPELQAALEAGLSFEAATNLVTPWRSGEAYYQDEYDPDLDGLTGSEAYPGASVTLPIVVNGHTRGVLGFALYRQRSWSGEDRAVLDTVSRQLTLALERAEQTRRLAEEREALEAFARFTEASTHTTDPLTLAEGVRDVLRATIGVEAGYSELEGGLWKGRVFSDLTPPEVRAQSVQGFPANLPVFAHPFAERAIVFVDDWRTQNVAHTEMYGAAALYPYFGAGQPRGLLTMGTTQARAWTARERSVFRSVGRSLALAFERAEAARHLQTQNAELAARTQALEGFAELTRDLSTGTDRLTLVRRAQEVALSLLPDGYALYFEPQGDWRVLRAQTGELRSAALQAAADQGFPVQEARNLFIPYTTLKPYYQDQYDIDTDTIGELGAHLGATATFPVLLQGQPKGVMAVVLFGGARPWARPDQAALESVVRSLGLALERAEGLARLEARTQEVAQWRERYEVAVKGSGHLLYDWNPRTGEILYGGAVEGITGYAPEELAGTLDDWTEWLIHPDDRDAFTREIGRVVASGEEFHLPFRVLRKDGTVAQVEDDGYFKRDASNEVTRMVGLVKDVTERERAQAELLRTNEELRRSNAELEQFAYIASHDLQAPIRSVTSFSEILASRYEAQLDERGVRYLRFITESGQHMKRLVDDLLTFSRVDTEQRPPTPTDSGAVVEQVWRRLMPEVEALEATVTFSALPRVLVDRRQLDQLLQNLLANALKYHRPGVPPRLQVSAEWEGACWRFAITDNGLGIESQYFEKVFVIFQRLHGQGVYQGTGIGLAVCKKIVECHGGRLWVESVPGEGSTFLFTLPAA; via the coding sequence GTGCCCCATCCCGCGTCTTCCTCCCTGAGCGACCGTCTGCAGGAGCTCACCGAGCAGCTCGCCGCGGCCCGCACGCCGGATGAGGTCTTCAGGGTGGTGCTCACGCCCGCGCTGGCGGCCCTGGACGCGGTCGCGGGCGCCGTTCTGCTGGTGGATGAGGAGGCCAGTCGCCTGACCCTCGCGGTCACGCAGGGGGACGAGGCGGACGTCCAGACCGTCTGGCAGGACGGGCCTCTCGAGCGCGCCGTCCCGGCTGGCGACGCCCTGGAGCGCCATGAGGCCCTGTTCTTCGAGCATCCGGGCGAGCTCGCGCGCGCCTACCCGGAGCTGGAGGCCCGCACGGGCGGCGTCGCTGCGGTCGCGACCGCCGTGCTGCCGATGTTCCTCGACGAGCGGCCGCTGGGCACGATCATCCTGGATTTTCGCGAGCCCCACACCTTCACCCAGGATGAGCGGCGCTTTCTGCGCACGCTGGCGGCCCAGTGTGCCGTGGCCCTGGGCCGGGCGCGGCTGATGACGGAACTGCAGCGCCAGGTGCAGGAACGCAGCGGGCAGCTGGAAACGGACGCCCGCGCGCAGGAGGCCTTCATGGCCTTTACCGAGGCGGTGGGCACCGAGACCGACCTGCTGGCCCTGGCCCGGCAGGCGATCGCGGTATTGCGCGCCCGCTTCCAGGACGGCAGCATCGCTTACCACACCAGACGGGGGGAGGTGTGGACGCCCGAGGTGTGGAGTGAGGACATGGAGGCGCCCCTGGTGGCGCGCCTGCAGGCCGGCCTGGCCGACCGTACCCCCTTCATCCGCCAGGCCCTGCGGACGGGCACGGTGGACTTCACGGACGGCTGGAATCCGGTGCAGGAAGGGATCGCGCACAGCGAGGCGTACGGCGCGGCCGCCACCTATCCGCTGGTGGTGAACGGCGAGGTGCAGGCCCTGCTGGTCTTTGGCCTGCGGGACACGCGGCGCTGGAGTGGGCGCGACCGGGCGCTCGTGCGGGCGGTGGGGCGCGGGCTGATCCTGGCCCTGGAGCGCGCCGCTCAGGCCCGGCTGCTGCAGACCCGGGGGGAGGAGCTGGAGGCCCGCACCCTGGCGCTGGAACGCTTCGCCGAGCTGGCCCGCCGCCCGGAGTCCGACCCCCTCACGCTCATCCGGCAGGCGCAGGAGGCGGTGAGCGAGCTGATCGGTGAGGGCTTCGCGGTGTACTACGAACTCGGCGCCGGCGTCTGGCACCTGCGCTCGCAGGTCGGCCACCCCGAGAACCGGGTGGTGCAGGCCTCGCTGGACTCGGCCCTGCCCTACGAGACGGTGCTGAACTTCCGCCGCCCCTGGGAGAGCGGCGAGCCGCTGTACCAGGACGTCTACGATCAGGCGCTCGACGACGGGGTGCCCGGCACGGGAGCGCTGGCCTCCACGGCGGCACTGCCGCTGGTCGTCGGGGGTCGGCACCAAGGGATGTTCGGGTATGGGCTGGAGGTGAGCCGCCCGTGGAGCCGCGCCGACCGGGCGACGCTGGAGACGGCCGTAAGCAGCCTGGGGCTGGCCTTCGAGCGGGCCGAGCAGACCGGGGCGCTGGAGGAGGAACGCGCCGCCCTCGACGCCTTCGTGGCCTTCAGCGAGGCGGCAGGCACCGAGACCGACGTGTCCACCCTGGCGCGGCAGGCGGTGACGGCGCTCACCCTGCGCTTCCCCGGGTGCTCCAGCGCCTACTACGAACTGGAGGGGGGCCGCTGGACACTCCGGCTGCACAACGATGACCTCAACCATCAGCCGGAGCTGCGCGCGGCGCTGCTGGCGGGGCTGCCCCGGGACACACCCAGCTTCGCCCAGGCCCTGAAGAGCATGCGGCCCGTCTTCGTGGAGAACTGGGACGCTGCGCAGGAGCAGATCGCCCGCACCGAGGCCTACGGCGCGGTCGCCAACGCCCCGCTCGTGCAGGGCGGCGAGGTGCAGGCCATCCTGTCCCTGGGCCTCCGGGGGCAGCGGCAGTGGGCCGAGCGCGACCGGGCCGTGTTCCGGGCCGTGGCCCGCGGCCTGACCCTGGCCCTGGAGCGCGCCGGGCAGGCCCGGCACCTTCAGGCGCGTCAGGCCGAGGAGGCGCGCCGGAGTCAGGCCCTTTCTGCCTTCGCGGAACTCTCCCGCGACCTGGCCCTGGAGACGGAGCCCTACACGCTCATCCTCCGGACGCAGGAGATCGTGCTGAGCCTGCTGTCCGCCGGGTTCTCGGTCTACTTTGAGCCCCGGGAGGGGGTGTGGCGCATCGGGTCGCAGGTGGGACACGCCAACACGCCCGAACTACAGGCTGCACTGGAAGCCGGATTGTCCTTTGAGGCGGCGACCAACCTGGTGACCCCGTGGCGCAGCGGGGAGGCCTATTACCAGGATGAGTATGATCCAGATCTCGACGGACTAACGGGCAGCGAGGCGTACCCGGGCGCCTCGGTGACCCTGCCCATCGTCGTGAACGGGCACACGCGCGGCGTCCTGGGCTTCGCGCTGTACCGCCAGCGCTCCTGGTCGGGCGAAGACCGGGCGGTGCTGGACACGGTGAGCCGTCAGCTGACCCTGGCGTTAGAGCGCGCGGAGCAGACCCGACGGCTGGCCGAAGAGCGTGAGGCCCTGGAGGCGTTTGCCCGCTTCACGGAGGCGTCCACCCACACCACCGACCCGCTGACGCTGGCCGAGGGTGTTCGGGACGTGCTGCGCGCCACCATCGGGGTGGAGGCAGGCTACTCGGAGCTGGAAGGCGGGCTCTGGAAGGGCCGGGTGTTCTCCGACCTCACGCCCCCGGAGGTCAGGGCGCAGTCCGTGCAGGGGTTTCCCGCCAACCTGCCGGTCTTTGCCCACCCCTTTGCGGAGCGGGCCATCGTGTTTGTAGACGATTGGAGAACCCAGAACGTCGCGCATACCGAGATGTACGGCGCCGCCGCGCTGTACCCGTACTTTGGGGCGGGGCAGCCGCGCGGCCTGCTGACCATGGGCACGACCCAGGCCCGGGCCTGGACGGCGCGCGAGCGCAGCGTGTTCCGGTCGGTGGGGCGCAGCCTGGCGCTGGCCTTCGAGCGGGCGGAGGCGGCGCGGCACCTGCAGACCCAGAACGCCGAGCTGGCGGCGCGTACCCAGGCGCTGGAGGGCTTCGCCGAGCTGACTCGCGATCTGAGCACCGGGACCGACCGCCTGACCCTGGTGCGGCGCGCCCAGGAGGTGGCCCTGTCGCTGCTTCCAGACGGGTACGCCCTGTATTTCGAGCCCCAGGGGGACTGGAGGGTGTTGCGCGCCCAGACCGGGGAACTGCGCAGCGCCGCCCTCCAGGCGGCGGCCGACCAGGGCTTCCCGGTTCAGGAGGCCCGGAACCTGTTCATTCCCTACACGACCCTGAAGCCGTACTACCAAGACCAGTACGACATCGATACGGACACCATCGGTGAGCTGGGGGCGCACCTGGGGGCCACGGCGACCTTCCCGGTACTGCTTCAGGGCCAGCCGAAGGGGGTGATGGCGGTGGTGCTGTTCGGCGGCGCGCGGCCGTGGGCACGGCCGGATCAGGCCGCGTTGGAGTCGGTGGTGCGCAGCCTGGGCCTGGCGCTGGAACGGGCCGAGGGTCTGGCCCGGCTGGAGGCGCGTACCCAAGAGGTTGCCCAATGGCGCGAGCGCTACGAGGTGGCGGTGAAGGGCTCGGGCCACCTGCTCTATGACTGGAACCCGCGCACGGGCGAGATCCTGTACGGCGGCGCGGTCGAGGGTATCACCGGCTACGCGCCGGAGGAGCTGGCCGGCACCCTGGACGACTGGACGGAATGGCTGATCCACCCGGACGACCGGGACGCCTTTACCCGGGAGATCGGGCGGGTCGTCGCCTCGGGTGAGGAGTTTCATCTGCCCTTCCGAGTGCTGCGCAAGGACGGGACGGTCGCCCAGGTGGAGGACGACGGCTATTTCAAGCGCGACGCCTCCAACGAGGTGACGCGCATGGTGGGCCTGGTCAAGGACGTGACCGAGCGCGAGCGGGCGCAGGCGGAGCTGCTCCGCACCAACGAGGAGCTGCGCCGCTCCAACGCGGAGCTGGAGCAGTTCGCGTACATCGCCTCGCACGACCTGCAGGCCCCCATCCGCTCGGTGACCTCCTTCAGCGAGATCCTGGCGAGTCGCTACGAGGCGCAGCTGGACGAGCGCGGAGTGCGGTATCTGCGCTTCATCACGGAGAGTGGGCAGCACATGAAGCGGCTGGTGGACGACCTGCTGACCTTCTCGCGCGTCGACACCGAGCAGCGTCCGCCCACTCCAACTGACAGCGGCGCGGTGGTGGAGCAGGTGTGGCGGCGCCTGATGCCGGAGGTGGAGGCCCTGGAGGCCACGGTTACGTTTAGTGCCCTGCCTCGCGTGCTGGTGGATCGGCGGCAGCTCGATCAATTGCTACAGAACCTGCTGGCCAACGCGCTGAAGTACCACCGGCCGGGCGTGCCGCCGCGCCTGCAGGTCTCGGCCGAGTGGGAGGGGGCGTGCTGGCGCTTTGCCATAACGGACAACGGCCTGGGGATCGAGTCTCAATACTTCGAGAAGGTCTTCGTGATCTTCCAGCGGCTTCATGGTCAGGGGGTCTACCAGGGCACGGGGATCGGGCTGGCGGTGTGTAAGAAGATCGTGGAGTGCCATGGCGGGCGGTTGTGGGTGGAGAGCGTGCCGGGGGAGGGCAGCACCTTCCTGTTTACTCTGCCGGCGGCGTGA
- a CDS encoding ABC transporter substrate-binding protein: protein MPYRFLLAALLAAASTAAATTYPLTVRDDLGRVVTLKAPPRRIIAMLPSHTETLAAIGAEGTLIAVDEYSNYPRTLTDRLPKVGSGYQPNIEKIVALNPDLVLADESSGSRLTEKLAAAGLTVYGGTAQTFGEVFEKIAVLGRLTNHEAGATRLITTMRTDLNALQASVVGLPKVSTYFEIDPTPYSVGPNSFIGALIAKAGGQTIVPAALGDFPKIDPEVIVKANPQVMVGLSLADARVRPGWNTLRAVQAGRVSEPTAEENDALSRPGPRLAVALRALIRLLHPGALK from the coding sequence ATGCCTTACCGTTTCCTGCTCGCCGCCCTGCTGGCTGCCGCGTCCACTGCCGCCGCGACCACGTACCCGCTGACTGTCAGGGACGACCTGGGCCGCGTTGTCACCCTGAAGGCCCCGCCCCGCCGAATCATCGCCATGCTCCCCAGCCACACCGAGACGCTCGCCGCCATCGGCGCGGAGGGCACGCTGATCGCCGTGGACGAGTACAGCAACTACCCCAGAACCCTGACCGACCGCCTGCCGAAGGTGGGCAGCGGCTACCAGCCGAACATCGAGAAGATCGTGGCGCTGAACCCAGACCTGGTGCTGGCCGATGAATCCAGTGGCTCACGCCTGACCGAAAAACTCGCGGCGGCGGGCCTGACCGTGTACGGCGGCACCGCGCAGACGTTTGGCGAGGTCTTCGAAAAGATTGCCGTTCTGGGCCGGCTCACGAACCACGAGGCTGGCGCCACGCGCCTGATTACGACCATGCGCACCGACCTGAACGCCTTGCAGGCCAGTGTCGTGGGCCTGCCAAAGGTCAGCACGTACTTCGAGATCGATCCCACGCCGTACTCGGTCGGGCCGAACTCGTTCATCGGCGCGCTGATCGCGAAGGCGGGCGGACAGACCATCGTGCCGGCCGCGCTGGGCGACTTCCCGAAGATTGACCCGGAGGTTATCGTGAAGGCCAACCCGCAGGTCATGGTCGGCCTAAGCCTCGCGGACGCGCGCGTGCGCCCCGGCTGGAACACCCTACGGGCCGTGCAGGCCGGCCGCGTCTCCGAACCCACCGCCGAGGAGAACGACGCCCTGAGTCGCCCCGGCCCGCGCCTGGCGGTCGCCCTGCGCGCATTGATCCGCCTGCTGCATCCTGGAGCGCTGAAGTGA
- the cobO gene encoding cob(I)yrinic acid a,c-diamide adenosyltransferase yields the protein MRDLTAARDAHRKPEGLQKGRRGLLIVNTGHGKGKTTAALGLMMRAHGRGLRVRLFQFLKHEGARFGEHRTLDVLGIEHEGLGDGFTWRSRDLENSAAMAAHGWALARGAILAGEYDLIVLDEFTYALTYGWVAWPEVEATLKARPALVHVVITGRDALPELTVLADTVSEVTPVKHAYAAGIGAQTGIEY from the coding sequence ATGCGTGACTTGACGGCCGCCCGCGACGCGCACCGGAAACCGGAGGGGCTCCAAAAGGGCCGCCGGGGCCTGCTGATCGTGAACACTGGGCACGGCAAAGGCAAGACGACCGCTGCGCTGGGGCTGATGATGCGCGCCCACGGGCGGGGCCTGCGCGTGCGGCTGTTCCAGTTCCTGAAGCACGAGGGCGCGCGCTTCGGCGAGCACCGCACCCTGGACGTCCTGGGCATCGAGCACGAGGGCCTGGGCGACGGCTTCACGTGGCGCTCGCGTGACCTGGAGAATAGCGCCGCCATGGCAGCGCACGGCTGGGCCCTGGCCAGGGGCGCCATCCTGGCCGGTGAGTACGATCTGATCGTGCTCGACGAGTTCACGTACGCCCTCACCTACGGCTGGGTGGCCTGGCCGGAGGTCGAGGCCACCCTGAAGGCCCGCCCCGCCCTGGTGCACGTGGTCATCACCGGCCGGGACGCCCTGCCGGAACTGACCGTGCTGGCCGACACGGTGAGCGAGGTCACGCCCGTCAAACATGCGTACGCGGCCGGGATCGGCGCGCAGACGGGCATCGAGTACTGA
- the cbiB gene encoding adenosylcobinamide-phosphate synthase CbiB codes for MLRPTPRRALLLALALDTLGEPPAHAHPVVWMGSFLKAARIQWRATTPTGQLAEGAAGWALGTLLSGGAGVLASRLPWPVQGVLLKPLLARRALFTAVEDVHGALEAGDLPEARRLLSWHLVSRDTATLDASGVAGAALASLAENLSDSVVAPLLAARAGGLGVAAAYRFTNTADAMWGYRTPELTWAGKAAAHADDLLNVVPARLTALCALLAAGGRGWRVWARDRRVTPSPNGGHPMSAFAGALNVRLEKRGVYVLNAAGRPPAPTDLLRALVLARRTLVLAAACALWPGTSRTS; via the coding sequence GTGCTCCGGCCCACGCCCCGCCGCGCTCTGCTGCTCGCCCTGGCGCTGGACACGCTGGGGGAACCGCCCGCCCACGCACACCCTGTCGTGTGGATGGGCTCGTTCCTGAAGGCGGCCCGCATCCAGTGGAGGGCGACCACGCCGACCGGACAGCTGGCCGAGGGCGCGGCGGGCTGGGCCCTCGGCACGCTCCTCAGCGGCGGCGCGGGCGTGCTGGCCTCCCGACTGCCGTGGCCCGTGCAGGGCGTCCTGCTCAAGCCCCTGCTGGCCCGGCGCGCCCTGTTCACAGCGGTCGAGGACGTACACGGCGCGCTGGAGGCAGGCGACCTCCCGGAAGCGCGCCGGCTGCTATCGTGGCACCTCGTCAGCCGGGACACGGCCACGCTGGACGCGTCCGGGGTGGCCGGCGCCGCACTCGCCAGTCTCGCGGAGAACCTGTCGGACAGCGTCGTCGCGCCCCTGCTCGCCGCGCGGGCCGGCGGGTTGGGTGTGGCCGCCGCCTACCGCTTCACGAACACGGCCGACGCGATGTGGGGCTACCGCACGCCGGAACTGACGTGGGCAGGCAAGGCCGCCGCACACGCTGACGACCTCCTGAACGTTGTGCCGGCGCGTCTGACTGCCCTGTGCGCCCTGCTCGCTGCCGGTGGCCGGGGGTGGCGGGTGTGGGCGCGGGATCGGCGAGTCACGCCCAGCCCGAACGGCGGGCATCCCATGAGCGCGTTCGCGGGCGCGCTGAACGTGCGCCTGGAGAAACGCGGCGTGTACGTTCTGAACGCCGCCGGGCGGCCCCCAGCCCCCACCGACCTGCTGCGCGCGCTGGTTCTCGCCCGCCGCACCCTCGTTCTGGCCGCCGCGTGCGCCCTGTGGCCCGGAACCTCGAGGACATCGTGA
- a CDS encoding pyridoxal phosphate-dependent aminotransferase, with protein sequence MPQSPHGGPDSTPFTGLDFSVNANPYGPNPLLVQALRDADHAAYPEPTYADVRSRLGAWHGLDAAQVALATGASDLLHRLVRAFLPARGTLLSLHAPFGELARAAALNRATVVTVPNVPETLAPGTRLVYVGYPHNPTGHAPTLEQLRALADLCANADALLILDEAYAPFTTLPTLTRHPAVVRVLSPGKAHGLVGARPAYALADPDVVAALDNLAPAWHVPAGTAAVLAALPAGASFLMQTLPRVAQHAAVLATDLGALGHVGHHGTPFLTLRAPDAAHTCAALLAQGLRVRDCASYGLPDTVRISTLTPGENATLIRALGELVRGGGRHG encoded by the coding sequence GTGCCCCAATCCCCGCACGGCGGCCCGGACAGCACACCCTTCACGGGCCTGGACTTCAGCGTGAACGCCAACCCGTATGGCCCGAACCCGCTGCTCGTGCAGGCCCTGCGGGACGCGGATCACGCCGCCTACCCTGAGCCCACCTACGCAGACGTGCGTTCCCGCCTGGGCGCGTGGCACGGTCTGGACGCCGCGCAGGTCGCGCTGGCCACGGGGGCGTCCGACCTGCTGCACCGCCTCGTGCGGGCCTTCCTGCCTGCGAGGGGCACGCTGCTCAGCCTGCACGCGCCCTTCGGGGAGCTCGCGCGGGCCGCCGCCCTGAACCGCGCCACAGTGGTGACTGTGCCGAACGTGCCGGAGACCCTCGCACCCGGCACGCGGCTCGTCTACGTGGGCTACCCGCATAACCCGACCGGGCACGCGCCCACCCTGGAACAGCTGCGCGCCCTGGCCGACCTCTGCGCCAACGCCGACGCCCTCCTGATCTTGGACGAGGCGTACGCGCCCTTCACCACGCTGCCCACCCTGACCCGGCATCCGGCGGTCGTGCGGGTGCTGTCGCCTGGCAAGGCACACGGCCTGGTCGGCGCGCGGCCCGCGTACGCCCTGGCCGACCCGGACGTGGTCGCCGCACTCGACAATCTTGCCCCGGCGTGGCACGTCCCGGCGGGCACGGCGGCCGTTCTGGCGGCCCTGCCGGCGGGCGCGTCCTTCCTGATGCAGACGCTGCCGCGCGTGGCGCAGCACGCCGCCGTCTTGGCCACCGACCTGGGCGCACTGGGCCACGTGGGGCATCACGGCACGCCGTTTCTGACCCTGCGCGCCCCGGACGCCGCCCACACCTGCGCGGCGCTGCTGGCCCAGGGGCTGCGCGTGCGGGACTGCGCCAGCTACGGTCTGCCCGACACCGTGCGGATCAGCACCCTCACGCCCGGTGAGAACGCCACGCTAATCCGCGCGCTGGGCGAACTGGTTCGGGGAGGTGGGCGACATGGGTAG
- a CDS encoding cobyric acid synthase: protein MIQGCTSSAGKSYLTAALCRALMNAGVRVVPFKAQNMSNNAGVTPDGLEMGRAQLVQARAARVTPDVRMNPVLLKPEADTRSQVVLLGRVDREITELPWRERKAHLWPHVQASLHSLLAEYDVVVIEGAGSPAEVNLRGSDIVNMRVALEAQAGVLLAADIDRGGAFAHLLGTWHCLEPQERARLRGFVLNRFRGDASLLAPAPAWLEAQTGVPTVGVVPLLDVPLPEEDGVGPGTHSRAAQQGGGFVAIARLPRVSNLDEFAPLGDLARWVTSPSELAGARAVVLPGSKSTAADLNWLRATGLAGAVTRLANAGVPVLGVCGGLQMLGMAIRDPHGVESGGDVAGLGLLDLHTELAPDKTTVQTTFTDPESGFTLTGYEIHHGQTRAGPGARTLVPGLLWQQGNVRGTYLHGLLEHPAYLERFLTWAGLPAPPGLDSLDARLDAIAAQVRANLDWPVIEAML from the coding sequence ATGATCCAGGGCTGCACCAGCAGCGCCGGCAAGAGTTACCTCACGGCCGCGCTGTGCCGTGCCCTGATGAACGCGGGCGTGCGAGTGGTTCCCTTCAAGGCACAGAACATGAGCAACAATGCCGGCGTCACACCGGACGGACTGGAGATGGGACGCGCGCAGCTCGTACAGGCCCGTGCGGCGCGCGTCACGCCGGACGTCCGCATGAACCCGGTGCTTCTGAAACCCGAGGCGGACACCCGCTCGCAGGTCGTGCTGCTCGGACGGGTCGACCGCGAGATCACCGAACTTCCCTGGCGTGAACGCAAGGCGCACCTGTGGCCGCACGTGCAGGCGTCCCTGCACAGTCTGCTCGCCGAGTACGACGTCGTCGTCATCGAGGGCGCGGGCAGTCCCGCCGAGGTGAACCTGCGCGGCAGCGACATCGTGAACATGCGCGTCGCGCTGGAGGCGCAGGCCGGCGTCCTGCTGGCCGCCGACATCGACCGGGGCGGGGCCTTCGCGCATCTGCTCGGCACGTGGCACTGCCTGGAGCCGCAGGAGCGGGCGCGGCTGCGCGGTTTCGTCCTCAACCGCTTCCGGGGTGACGCGTCCCTGCTGGCCCCCGCACCCGCGTGGCTGGAGGCGCAGACCGGGGTGCCGACGGTGGGCGTGGTGCCGCTGCTGGATGTCCCGTTGCCGGAGGAAGATGGGGTTGGGCCCGGCACCCACAGCCGCGCGGCCCAACAGGGCGGTGGCTTCGTCGCCATCGCCCGCCTGCCGCGCGTGAGCAACCTCGACGAGTTCGCGCCGCTGGGCGACCTGGCCCGCTGGGTCACGTCGCCGTCGGAACTTGCCGGCGCGCGGGCGGTGGTCTTGCCCGGCAGCAAGAGTACGGCCGCCGACCTGAACTGGCTGCGTGCCACTGGCCTCGCGGGGGCGGTCACGCGGCTCGCGAATGCGGGCGTGCCCGTGCTGGGCGTGTGCGGCGGGCTACAGATGCTCGGCATGGCGATCCGCGATCCGCACGGCGTGGAGAGCGGCGGCGACGTGGCGGGCCTGGGTCTCCTCGACCTGCACACCGAATTGGCGCCCGACAAGACGACCGTGCAGACCACCTTCACTGACCCGGAATCGGGGTTCACCCTGACTGGGTACGAGATTCATCACGGACAGACCCGGGCCGGGCCGGGCGCGCGCACGCTCGTGCCGGGGCTGCTGTGGCAGCAGGGCAACGTGCGCGGCACGTACCTGCACGGCCTGCTGGAACACCCCGCGTACCTGGAACGTTTCCTGACCTGGGCCGGGCTGCCGGCGCCGCCTGGCCTGGACTCTCTGGACGCCCGCCTGGACGCCATCGCCGCGCAGGTGCGGGCGAACCTGGACTGGCCGGTCATCGAGGCCATGCTGTGA